The proteins below are encoded in one region of Aquisphaera giovannonii:
- a CDS encoding type II toxin-antitoxin system Phd/YefM family antitoxin: MSTVLSIDEVQVRLRELILHLGPGEEVIITEDRKPVARIVGASPKPGTGLRPPPGLGKGFITVVSDDEEHLADFQEYMP, translated from the coding sequence ATGTCAACCGTTCTGAGCATTGATGAAGTCCAGGTTCGACTTCGGGAACTTATCCTGCATCTCGGCCCCGGGGAGGAGGTCATCATCACCGAGGACCGGAAGCCCGTCGCACGTATCGTCGGCGCGTCGCCGAAACCGGGGACGGGGCTTCGCCCGCCGCCGGGGCTGGGCAAGGGATTCATCACCGTCGTGTCGGACGATGAGGAGCACCTCGCGGACTTCCAGGAATACATGCCGTGA
- a CDS encoding type II toxin-antitoxin system VapC family toxin, translating to MRLLLDTHAIYWYVEGSPHLSETARSLIQDAANEILISPASCWEVAVKVSIGEMILDRPHEDSLGLMHDDHGFRILPIETAHTAFLGRMPFVPGHKDPFDRLLSAQSLVERAPMVSADAALDAHGVTRIW from the coding sequence GTGAGGCTCCTCCTCGACACGCACGCCATCTACTGGTATGTCGAAGGTTCGCCACACCTCAGCGAGACGGCCCGATCCTTGATCCAGGACGCGGCCAACGAGATCCTGATCAGCCCGGCCTCCTGCTGGGAGGTCGCCGTCAAGGTCAGCATCGGCGAGATGATCCTGGACCGCCCCCATGAGGATTCCCTCGGCCTCATGCACGATGACCACGGCTTCCGGATTCTCCCCATTGAAACCGCGCACACAGCCTTCCTGGGTCGTATGCCCTTCGTGCCCGGTCACAAGGACCCGTTCGACCGGCTCCTCTCCGCCCAATCCTTGGTGGAGCGGGCCCCGATGGTGAGCGCCGACGCGGCGTTGGACGCCCACGGCGTCACCCGCATCTGGTAA
- a CDS encoding IS630 family transposase (programmed frameshift): MISTPNQYPVHLTPEDRQALEGVTRDRRSSASKIRRARALLLSDHNRPGGHMTGPQVADALGMHLNTVARLRRSFARQGGQPALERKPRDEPAVAPIVDGRVEAHLIAICTGPPPEGRCRWTMELIAGELVRSEVVESISGETVRRAPKKNELKPWQKRSWCVPERDRARFVADMEAVLDVYAEPRDVAHPLVCMDEAAKQLTEGVEPTTAAIPGRAAKEDYHYERRGVRAIFMFFDPIRGWRRVSGRDSRMRADWAEEVRRLLDEDYPHAELVTLVCDNLNTHGIASLYEAFPAAEAHRLARRLRIVHTPRSGSWLNVAEIELSVLARQCLDRRMGSGEEVDAECAAWERARNAEGSRVIWRFTTADARIKLRHLYPQI, from the exons CCGCGCCCGCGCGCTGCTGCTGAGCGACCATAACCGGCCCGGCGGGCACATGACCGGGCCGCAGGTCGCCGACGCCCTGGGTATGCACCTCAACACCGTCGCGCGGCTCCGCCGTAGCTTCGCCCGCCAGGGCGGCCAGCCGGCCCTGGAGCGCAAGCCTCGGGACGAGCCGGCCGTCGCGCCGATCGTCGATGGCCGCGTCGAGGCCCACCTCATCGCCATCTGCACCGGCCCGCCCCCGGAGGGCCGCTGCCGATGGACCATGGAACTGATCGCCGGAGAGTTGGTGCGCAGCGAGGTCGTCGAGTCGATCAGCGGCGAGACCGTCCGGCGGGCGC CTAAAAAAAATGAGCTGAAGCCCTGGCAGAAGCGGTCGTGGTGCGTCCCGGAGCGGGACCGCGCCCGCTTCGTCGCCGACATGGAGGCGGTGCTCGACGTCTACGCCGAGCCGCGCGACGTGGCGCACCCGCTGGTCTGCATGGACGAGGCGGCCAAGCAGCTGACCGAGGGCGTCGAGCCGACGACGGCGGCGATCCCGGGCCGGGCGGCCAAGGAGGACTACCACTACGAGCGCCGCGGGGTGCGGGCGATCTTCATGTTCTTCGACCCGATCCGCGGCTGGCGGCGGGTCAGCGGGCGGGACAGCCGGATGCGCGCCGACTGGGCCGAGGAGGTGCGGCGGCTGCTGGACGAGGACTACCCCCACGCCGAGTTGGTGACGCTGGTGTGCGACAACCTGAACACGCACGGCATCGCGTCGCTGTACGAGGCGTTCCCGGCCGCCGAGGCGCATCGGCTGGCGCGGCGGCTGCGGATCGTGCACACGCCGCGCAGCGGCAGCTGGCTGAACGTGGCGGAGATCGAGCTGTCGGTACTGGCGCGGCAGTGCCTGGACCGGCGCATGGGCAGCGGCGAGGAGGTCGACGCCGAGTGCGCCGCGTGGGAGCGGGCGAGGAACGCCGAGGGGAGCCGCGTGATATGGCGTTTCACCACGGCGGACGCCCGCATCAAGCTGAGGCACCTCTACCCACAAATTTGA